One Myotis daubentonii chromosome 17, mMyoDau2.1, whole genome shotgun sequence genomic window, GACCCGCCAGAAGGTCCTTGAGGGCAGAGGGAAGTTTGCTCCTCCCCCACAAGCCTAAGCCCTTAAACATCTTCGGTTTTGTGGGAGGAGTTGGTCCACTGTCTTCCTCCCTAGGTACTAAAATGCATGACGCATAGAATTCCTTAGGCTTTTTAGTgttctcataatttttaaaaatttttatttaccaGGAGACTATAACTGCCATGTCTGCCGGTACTTTGCCAAAACCTCAGATGCGCGGCCTTCTGGCCAAGCGTCTGAGATTTCATATCGTTGGAGCCGTAATTGTATCCCTGGGGGTTGCAGCTTCCTATAAGGTATGTATGTTTGATTTTTACTTGGTGCTTATGGTCCCAGATGTGCTTTACATTTAAAAACGCATTTTATTTTCATGAGCAATTTCAAGTCTTCTAAAGAAACTCTTTAATGTGCTTCCTTCCTCTGACTCCCTGCGTTCACCCCACGTGATGGGAAAGTACCGTATTCCCAGATAACGTATCCTCCATCTGTAAATGAAGCTGAAAGAGTTTGCTAGGGCTTCCATAACAAAgtccacaaactgggtggcttagacaacagaagttttattttctgttctggaagctagaaatcTAAGGTGGTTCCTGGATtgatttctcctgaggcctctctgcttgGCCTGTAGATGGctgaattttctctctctctttttttttaatatattttactgattttttacagagaggaaggaagagagatagagagctagaaacatcgatgagagagaaacatcgatcagctgcctcctgcacatctcctactggggatatgcccacaacccaggtacatgcccctgaccggaatcgaacctgggacctttcagtccgcaggccgacgctctatccactgagccaaaccggtttcggctgaatttTCTCTTAATAGGACACTAATCATGTGATAAATTACCTTCCTGGTGCTTGACCAGTACGTTCAAAACTGGTTGATTGTTTCTGgcgctggccaggtggctcagttggttggcgcatcatcccgtacaccagaAAAGTGGaagattccattcctggtctgggcacatacctaggttgcccgttcgatccccagtaggggtgcatatgggaggcaaccaactaatggttctctcacattgatggttctctctaaAGTCACTAAACAtctggtgaagatttaaaaaaaaaagtttctggaAAAGGTTGAAACAACCATTAGGTTAGGTCttaaatctaggtttggtatcatgggctttagCACAAGTGCCATTTTGTgcctgtggcttttttttttttttttttttaattgatttcagaggggaagggagaaggagagatagaaacatcaatgatgggagagaatcatggatcggctgccttctacacaccccacagtggggatcgaacccgcaacccaggcatgtgccctgactgggaatcaaaccgtgacctggttcataggttgatgttcaaccactgaggcacgccaGCCTGGCTGGCTTTTCTTTTTGACAGCACCTTCAAGAATTGTTGCcataggagaaaaaaagaataaaaaaagaactgttaGAAAATTGCTTTGCAAATTAAAGCTTTACCCTCTTTAATGTTATgcctttttataaatattttttattgtggcagAATACACATAACAAAATCGAACCATTTCTAAGTGTATGGTTCAGTGGTATTACAAACATACATAATGTTGTGCAACCTTTTAGATTTCTGGATATTTTCCTTCGGCTCCTGCCAGTCTACCCTCTCTCCCTACCACCATGGACACCCACAAGGAATTTCCCTCCCCAGGCAGGGAGGGCCCTT contains:
- the LOC132219682 gene encoding cytochrome c oxidase subunit 6C isoform X2; protein product: MSAGTLPKPQMRGLLAKRLRFHIVGAVIVSLGVAASYKFGVAEPRKKAYADFYRNYDSMKDFEEMRKAGIFQSTK